Genomic window (Arachis hypogaea cultivar Tifrunner chromosome 13, arahy.Tifrunner.gnm2.J5K5, whole genome shotgun sequence):
AATTTGAAACAAGTGAATTCAAATtgtatatataagtatatatatatttgatttaccAATAATGTACGTTTCTTATAAATCGAATTTAGCTATTTCGATTTACTATATGTAGCTCATTCGTCCGAATTTTAAACCATATTAAATCTAAGTTTGTTATTTCgatttacatatatacatactAATTCGAATCTTATTAATTCGATTTACCACTAGCATGATAATTCGAgtgtaataaatttaatttatatataaatatcaaaCAAGACAACCATATAATGTTATTACATTTAGGATATTCGTGTAATATTGACacctatttattttgtttatgtattttatcctattatttatttttggaaaattaaattaatttgcaTATTCATCATTTGCGCACTCATTGAAATCTGAATCACTTATGTAACAAAAACACTATGAGAAGAGTTGCCCTTTTATTAAACaggtaaattttcaattttttatagtCTATTTTATTATGAGAAAAGCTTAaaagtcaatatttttttttgaaaaattagtttatattacttgaaatacaaaataaatataaaaaaattattatttacttaacACTTGTATATTTTATCTAATTATATATGTTGTAATGCATATGAAGGTCACATtataagataaacataaaaaattacaaatctaATAATACTCaataactgaaaatcaaatggATTTTCAAAGTTAATCATGTACAAAAATTAATATGGATTAGGAAAAAGAAAGTAGTTCTAAGAGAATTACTATTCAACTTCATTGCAATACACTTTGCCTTTCCTCTCCTGAGACAAAATAAATTTAAgtataaattagttaattaaacatatttttatatataattaaaagatcaCAAAAAGTGGAGAAAAATCATCACCTCTGCAAATATGCGTCTTTTATTCATAAGTTTTGTCTTTGATCTATCAATAATTGACTTTATCTAAAAGAAGAATCACGAAATAATAAAGTAACATAAATATACACATAAATAAAAAGATACACACATAAAAAAGAAGATTAGCTATACTTGTTCTCGTTCTTTCTTTATTTCACTTTTTATTAACAGCTCAGGATCTTTCTCTCGAGTAACAGGAAAATATACCCTTGCTTCAACCTGCTAGAAATGAAGTAAATTATTAGTAAACTAAGAAATTGAATTTatccaacaaaaacaaaattctCATTTTGTTAACCTTTTCTAAAATAGGTTCATAGAGGCACGGAGTATCTTCCTCTTCATGGTACGGTATAAATGTAAATAATTGCTGGATGACTTTATTTCCCTGATATAACAatgatagaaaattttaaatatttgataataaataatttatctttatttattttttaaaaaactaaccagcagataatttgaaaaattttcttCTCCCAGAAAATTCTTGAGAAACTTGAGCTAttcataaaaggaaaaaaaagtgttagaaataaatcaaaattaagaacaaattagATTGATTAGAGCAATAATGGAAAACAAACAACGATATACCTGTATAATTGAAGACCATGATGATAGAATTAATTTTTGTCCATTAAATCTTTCATAATATTTTGGACATTTATCTTCCTTAAAGTACATTAAGACGTCCCAATCGGCTCTAGCAGCATTGTTGAACATTTGTTTCAGAGGAAGTGCAGTTTTAGCTTCCATTGAAGTGCTCTCTAATTGCTTCAAAATAATGTCTTTAACGTATTTTCTTAATCCATCGTAAGACTCTAATAATAATTCTTCAGTTTTAACAAAAAACTTATCAATTTTATCGCAGTCAAATATCAAAGCTAATGCTTCACCGGCAACAACGCAAGTTGCATCTTCTTTGAGTAAAGATAAGAATTGACAAATTGCCCTGCATCAAGAATCGTAAATTAAAGCAAAGTTAAACATTAACCAATTTCTTTTAGTTTCGAAATAAATAgcaattttatgaattttaataTTGGGTAATTAGTCGCAAAATTCTACCATGTATATTTTCCTgtcatttataaatgatttaattattttgttagtttttttagttttaccaattttcaattaggtctatatatatatatatttatatttaatgaaGTCTTtatactgtttttaattttataattaggtcatttctagtataaaaaatattagagttaactgaatatttcttcgcaaattgaaggtattcataattaaaaacctaACTAGATTTTTGATAGCATgtattttggaaaaaatattctgttaattttaacgtttttaatatgaaaatgacctaattacaaaattaaaagtagtgtaagaacccaattaaaaaaaattatagaaacttaattaaaaatttggtaaaactatagaaattaaaagagtaactaaaataattattacGCCAAAATCCTTTTCTTCGTCGTTTCTGTTATAGTTATTCATTATTAATtacgccaattttttttttcataggaAAATGTCTACCAATATTGAAGCTATATCTAGTGTTAATGAATACGATGGAACTGAACCCCCTATTGAACAATTATTTACCGATAGTGATGAAGAATATGATGTTAATAAGGATCAATGCGTAGAGAGTTATTTGGATGATGAGGAGTGGAATGAGGATGACTACACTtcagaggaagaaagtgaagtagaagttaacatagaaaatgaaggTGAGATAATGAAAAGATTTgatgttgaagataatgaaaaaTTAGTCTAGAAAAGTTTATGATATTTGTTGACGTACATGAGTTCAGAGTGTATTGAGAGATTacataattcaagagaattttgaTATAATAAGAGTAAAAAATGAGAAAGCAAGAGTGACTGCCATTTGTGCTTCTGAAGGTTGTTCTTGGAGATGGTATTGCTTTTATGATCAAGAATTATGAGCCAAGGCATACTTGTATTAGAAAATCTGAGAAGAGAAATGCTAATTCTACATGAATAGCAAAAAAGTTAAAACAATCTTTAAATGCTGATCCAAATATGAGCTATGAACTCATGTCTAATGAATTGATTACCAAGTTTGGAGATGAAGTCCATCCTAAGCAATTATATAGGGccagaagaaaaggaagagaagaaaaggaagagaagaagttGAAGTTATAAGAAAATAGTTAAGTTTGCTAATCTGTTACTAGAAAAAAACAGGGGGAGCATAGTAAGATTGGAGTACTATTTATTAATAGTACTCCaatgaaattataatttcaattttatcacgtACATGATACGGATAATTACCCTGGTATAAAGCAAAGTCACAACTACAAGCCAAACAAATAAAAAGGGTTAGATTTATCTAACTTTACAACAAATATATGTTTATTAATAGCTTTTGTAAaagcaaaaaattaaaatgcacTATTTATTTGATGTTGCAGGATATTAGGAAAGATAAACTTCTTAGAAAGCATTCTTCAAATTTGACGATTCAATAAGTATTTAGAAGTTTCAACAGTTGGGTATTGGAGATTGCAGCTTGTACAAGGGACAATACACCAACATAAAAACATATTCTATTATGCACAATGCTCTTTATTTAGATTAAGAAACTTACTTTATAGGGATGTGAAGGAATGAGatgttgattttttaaatttgggATTTATTCATCTcgacttatttttaaattttgataaagtTGTTAATAAATTTCAATAGTTTTATGAAACAAATTATTTAtcaatattaattgttatacatattagcAGTGgtcagattttttatttaatgttaaaataatagtaaaatataaaaataattattaacaaaaaattttggtaaaatcacaatttaataattaaaaaattattgaagggtatattagaaaaaataatttaattattaattttttaaaaatattttagtaaaaatataatttaatcaataaaaaaataatttattaaaggatattttagtaagcaaaatttaatgacaaaaaaataaaattttttactaaaggatatttttgtaaaaataattttgtttttcaaaaaaaaatgaataaagttaacattagttaacacaaaatttaaaatggattaaagaggattTTTTTTAAAGGTTATAGGGGAGGggaatgtatattttataaatagaggggaggggagtgtcattttaacatctctTAGGGGAGGGGAATgacattttctcatttttttaaaggTTATAGGGGAGGggaatgtatattttataaatagaggggagagagtgtcattttaacatctctCAGGAGAGGGGAATGGCATTTTCTATTTATAAATTGTAACAACTAAGATCACATTGAGAATTTAACTTTCATGCACCAAAGAATTTTACACAAACATTTAATCAAGTATTatcacattattaaaaatataacttttaaaGTATTATCACATTATatcaacaaaatataattttttatgcatcaaaattaaacttttatataAGATAAAAAGTTAATGTACTCACCCTTGCCAATGACCGTAGATGATTTCCCAGCTATCTACTTTTGTAAGTAAGAACAACCAAGCATAAATCAATTTTGATAGATTAGCAGCATAGGCTTGGTTTTTAAGTGcctgaaaaaacaaaaagaaaaaaaaaaagaaaagtttcGTAAGTaagtaataataaatatatacaaaacaGATCATACTTAAATTAATAAAACACTAACTAAGGATTAATTAAGTGAAGTACTTACACCAAGCTTGGATTTAGGACAGATATATTCCCAAATCACTTGCATGACTTCTTGAATTTGCGTTGAATTGCTTGCGCAGAAAGACGTGACTATGACCAAACACTCTATAAGAGCGATAAAGCCGCATGGTTCCAAACTCTGCATGGAGATTaggattttgttaaattttgaacatattttcatatatttatatttagagaaaaagataaatagttTATTGACCTTTTGATCGGTGgatatttaaatcttttaaaatttgaaaatacatttaagtttttaatatttttaaaatttggccaTATCGATCTCTCATATTCACTTTGATCTGTCAAAcccaataaaaaaatcaaacgtgACTCCCGTTATACTGACCGATCGATACGGATGCTTACGTGGAAAAGTTTTTTAAATGGGACAAATTAGACTCAGGAATAAATGtgtacaaattttaaataaatcaagaacttaaatgtatttttgaaTCTTTAGGGACTTAAATATCCGCAAACTAAAAAGTCACGATTGATTTATCATTTtctgttatatttatttattagtaactTAAAAATTTATGAGATTGTATCCTAAAGTACCTTGTTAGGAATTTGCAGTAGTTCAGTAACTAAAGAAATTGTGTATGTGTATATTTCTTCTACATTATCAGTTTCAAAAGCTGTTATTGCCATTAGCCctgaaattaaaaatatcatGTTAGGTTATAGTTATtgcctaaaaaaaaataaaagtcaatTAGCATTAGCCTATTAAATTTGATGACCgaaaaaaaagagtttaagaCGAACCAAGAGCTTGAGAAGCCAATTGTTTCTCTTTAGTCAAACCTTTTTTAAGGCAATTCAAAACTTGGTACAGGTAAGTGACGAAGCTGGAAAAAAAATACACTCATCAATAAATTCAAATCTATTTAAGAAAATTGAACAAGAATTAATAGTATATAGCGTTACCGTTTTTCTAAAATACTGTCTTGAGTTCCTTCGTTAAAGATTTTAATAAAAGCCGCTAATCCTTCCTCTCTAACGGAAGCCCTTCAAtaatgaaagaaataaaaaagttacaattaaccatataaaaaatacaaacgtaccatataaaataatttttgtttaaaaaaaggaaaaaaaaaagccacATACTTTTTATGTTCCAATTGTTGCATGAAACATGAGAAAGTTGTCATTGGAGCACGAAACGGGGAAAACGCACGCTGTGGCAACACATGATCTTCATCGTTATCAACTTCATCAAATCTTCCTTTACCTGTAaattaaaataaggaaaagaataaGAAACCAAAATTTATaagccaaaaactaaacaaaactacattaatttatattaataattaattaattttaaattttttaaatttaaaatttaaaaaattttaaattgattaagtaaacttaattaaaacctataaaaaccttcctcttTTCTCTCACATTAATCTAtccacctccaacaatcacaaattcgaaaaatcacaaattcgaaaaatatataaaagaacatccatttaatatgaaaaagaaacattctgatacttagtagaagaaacatccatatatattaattcgtagagattttgaattcatccaaagatatttgGCTGGATTTTGGCTGATATGATTTTGGTTCCCTAgctttactcttaaaataatattccaataaaaaattaagaatgaaTACCCCATTCGACTCCTCACAATTATCTCAAAAGGATAACgagatttcaaaaaaaatattcaatccggtcttgatatttttttaggattaattagctctgtgcaaaaaaaaaataacattgactttttttttatatagggACTAATTCGTCCCATAAAAATAAAGCTCAAGAGTcgggttgttttttttttgtcaaaaacctCATTTTGAGACAGTTGTTTTGGGTTTTTctcaaaaaattaaactaaagtaataactcaaaaattaataaacataaaataacgtTTTAATTTCAGCTCATCTTTgagtataaaattttttgaaagagtaAAAAAAGTCAAGACTAGGATACGAAATTAAGTAATAAAAGGATAAATTTCTTAAGAATTAGATCACAATTCATGTGATATAGTTACCTTTCTTTCTGTTTCCCGTCTTGGCACCTTTCCTCGTGTGCACATTAACTTTCTTCATCCCCACCATCTCGTTTTGAATAAGAGAACACAAATTGTTTGatgttgaaaatttttaatgagactTGTGCTTTATTACAGGATGGAATATATAAAGAATCACGAACTAAATCTACTTTATTATCTATgcattttctaattttaaatctttatctttatctttatatttatatctttatctttatctttatctttatccttatccttatagtaatagtaatacaaatacaaatggggagctcatttgctgacgtggcgctcatacgttgagtctgggagtttatttgcttacgtgtcatcactagaaatttttagatttatatttataaattataaattattatttgctcaggttgttattttcaaattttaaatttgggttATTTTACTTAGATtgttgttaaattttaaattgttttatttgtttgggttattttataaaagttgttattttttaaattttaaattattttatttaagttgttattttttaaattttatttaaattttatttagattgttattttttatattttaacactattttttaaaaatctgttaattctttttagcataattttttaaaattttgttgattttttttaaattgcagctacataaattcttttaaagaaatttagagctttaaaaaaatttatgttaattattcttcggttgttacatactaatattacaataaataaatatttatgttagtttagaatttttaaattattatttatttaagttgttatttttaaattttaaatttgggttgttttacttagtttgttattttttaaattttaaattaaagtcaaccaaattttaaaaagcttagttatgatgcaactataaaaggataagttatgagagatgtaaagcaccacaatttaaagtacatcaatcactttctttacatatatccaaaatctccCTACTTATTCCAATGTCTGATATTCACAAAATTGCTGACATCAATCCTACAatcgacaatttgtgtgtacgtatacgagtgatatGGTTATGGACACCATCAAGTTACAGAAATTctccattgccatactcaattgagatggtttgactCGATGAAGACGCGAGTTTTCTACTAATATCCTTTTATCCATGACTCCaacgttatttatttatttatttaaattaaagtctatgtacattagattagatattaaataagtctatatttaactttttcttatgttattttcttttttaagcagGTATCAAATAAAGCTTGGTGTCATTGATGATTCGACTGTGCATATTATGTAGTCTTTAACAAGGAGGTAAAACAAGTTTTGGAAGAGAgctgtgtagagatacttgatccactcctattggtaagatctaaccaatatttatttctaaaagcattagtgaagatatttgtattggtactttttatattatttattattaatatattatgtaatatcCTGCAGAAAGGAGATCTATCAGATACACCTACACTTTTACTCAACTAATTGATAAGATTTTTCTCTTCATCATTGAAGTTCAAACATCTGATATTTCAtatttttcaccttcttataaagttaagaagatgactaataatgtggatctcataaataaattaaaagaggctcaccctattcaaatggtgagtatatataagtgtacttctattaaaaattaatttattttttgttttcttggtcattagtagtatctaatttataaataataattaattataattttaggatgttgactacacCGGTGGTTTATTTCCAATTTCAAAGACATCCACAATCATTGAAGGGGAGAAAGTAAAATGTactaaggtatttgttcaaaaaataatttttttgtttgttctctcaaaattagatcttaattttattcaaaaaatattagtgagataaaatcaaaggttagaaagaagtttttaatttaacatgattttttgtacagaatttgttgcttgaattctccAATGAAGTTACGGCCAATGATGAATCTGAATTGTTGGAAAGTGCTATTACACCAACTAAGTGACTATCCTCGGAGTCGGAAGATTCGAATGTGgaaggagatacctcaacttgcaagaagatcaagattgagaaagaaacttgagaatttggatgcacatgttttggaatctcttttagagtctatctaacagaataatgccaagcatatgtttgttttgatggaaacattgtcttttcttgagttgttatttttcttttggttcttttcgatttttatgtttggaatttagaatttttttaaatataaattgaagttatttggttattacttgtggttttatttttaatttgattctcaccgttgatattctgataatttttaatttaatatttaatgtcataaagttataaattttttctctgaattattattgatacaattaagttagttattaattttaatgtgtacttatttaaaaaaaatctaattataatttttaattaaagtattatttttataattttaaatttaaatttaaatatagttttttttttgaatttttaaagcaattgggtttgaaaatattttttaaaaatttatataatttataagttactatgctaattacaaaggataataataaaataaataaaattatcaatctTATTTAGATGTgaaattatttatactatttaaaaaaatgtaatactgtttaaagtttagaaaaagtataataaagttaatactgtttatgatgaaactaaaaaaattatttttaaattaacaaatttctatattACTAATGGACAACGGacgtttgattaaaaaattttatttaaaaatttaaaatttatactagctaattagaaaattctattttaaaaattttaaatttgaatttctaatattaatttctaattaagtaagtttttaaccatttcaatttttaaatttaaatttttttacttgccacatttataaatttttattattatcttttagatTGTCTCTCCACAGTAGaagtactttcatctttttctctcttttcaagtattttttctaaatttatgtaatttataaggttattaatttttagattgtatttaattttatttatttttatcgataaataataaaattgatactatttatgacgaaactaataaaaattatttttaaattaacaaatttctatattcttaatgaataacaaacgtttaattaaaaaagtttatttaaaaattttaaatttgcactagctaattaggaaattctatttaaaaatttgaaatttaaaactctaatactaattcctaattaagtggcttcttaaccgttttgatttttaaatttaaatttttttatttgtcacatttataattttttttctatttacttcgtttacattgttattttttagattataacAATAGAGgtacttttatctttttctctctttttgctTATAAGTTGTTCATTTTCAATCTCTTTAACTATAAGTTGAATTTATTGATCGTgagattaaacttatatttatttgaaaaaagatacttttgtaaaaaaatatacattattttctataaaatatgtttacgtaactaaataaatgagaataaaaaagaaattaaagcagcCATTGAAAATAAAATCTGTGCAATTTTACATAGATATAAGAAGACACTAATTTCATATTCTATTTGGTAAGTTAGACATGAGAAAAAATTGTAAAACAATTAGTGTCTCAAGTTAAAAATTAGTGTTTAAGCATTTTAGagagacacaaaatacatgtttttaatgGGTGTTTGTGTACGACTATGTCTTTCATCATTTTTGTCTCAGTAAACAAACACCATACATGTACTCCTGTGTCTATATTTTGATGGACATGTATACCAAAAACAGACGCTGTCATATGTGTACTACTTtagttttttaataatataaaaaatttgataataaaaatgtattatgtataatgtatatgtatttttaattagttaaaaaatttatttatttgatatttttaggtaTATATTGAAAGATGCAAGAAGTCTAAAGAGAAGTAagattatattgaaaagaaaattgatattaaaagacaaagaaaatacaaagcaAAGCACAATTTAAGgtatatttcatataaaaaaataaattaattattttatcatttttgttttta
Coding sequences:
- the LOC140177784 gene encoding uncharacterized protein encodes the protein MVGMKKVNVHTRKGAKTGNRKKGKGRFDEVDNDEDHVLPQRAFSPFRAPMTTFSCFMQQLEHKKASVREEGLAAFIKIFNEGTQDSILEKRFVTYLYQVLNCLKKGLTKEKQLASQALGLMAITAFETDNVEEIYTYTISLVTELLQIPNKVL